One genomic region from Actinocatenispora thailandica encodes:
- a CDS encoding adenylosuccinate synthase: MPAIVVVGGQWGDEGKGRATDQLGDRIDYVVRYQGGNNAGHTIVTPDGEKFALHLLPSGVITPGVVTIIGNGVVVDPKALLEEMDGLAARGVDTDNLLVSADAHLIMPYHRIMDKLTERYLGVQRIGTTGRGIGPSYGDKIARIGIRMQDLLDPGILAQKLQGALREKNQVLVKVYNRKAIDADAVCAEYLEYAERLRPYIADTRLVLDQALTAGKTVLMEGAQATMLDLDHGTYPFVTSSNPTSGGAAVGSGIPPTRIDRVVGVSKAYATRVGAGPFPTELFDENGEHLRKVGGEYGVTTGRPRRTGWFDAVVARYATRVNGLTDLVLTKLDILSGLPRVPLCVAYDVNGTRHDEMPMTQTDFHHAKPIYEYLDGWWEDLADIRKFEDLPANAQRYVERVEQLAGAPVSIVGVGPRRDQTIVRHDLL, encoded by the coding sequence ATGCCAGCGATCGTTGTCGTCGGTGGACAGTGGGGCGACGAGGGCAAGGGTCGGGCAACCGACCAGCTCGGGGACCGAATCGACTATGTGGTGCGATACCAGGGCGGCAACAACGCCGGGCACACCATCGTCACTCCCGACGGCGAGAAGTTCGCGCTGCACCTGCTGCCGTCCGGGGTGATCACGCCCGGCGTGGTGACGATCATCGGCAACGGCGTGGTGGTCGACCCGAAGGCGCTGCTGGAGGAGATGGACGGCCTCGCCGCCCGGGGCGTCGACACCGACAACCTGCTCGTGTCGGCCGACGCGCACCTGATCATGCCGTACCACCGGATCATGGACAAACTGACCGAGCGGTACCTGGGCGTGCAGCGCATCGGCACCACCGGCCGCGGCATCGGCCCGTCGTACGGCGACAAGATCGCCCGGATCGGGATCCGGATGCAGGACCTGCTCGACCCGGGCATCCTGGCGCAGAAGCTGCAGGGCGCGCTGCGGGAGAAGAACCAGGTCCTGGTCAAGGTCTACAACCGCAAGGCGATCGACGCGGACGCGGTGTGCGCCGAGTACCTGGAGTACGCCGAGCGGCTCCGCCCGTACATCGCGGACACCCGGCTGGTGCTCGACCAGGCGCTGACCGCCGGCAAGACGGTGCTGATGGAGGGCGCCCAGGCGACGATGCTCGACCTGGACCACGGCACCTACCCGTTCGTCACCTCGTCGAACCCGACCTCCGGCGGCGCCGCGGTCGGCTCCGGCATCCCGCCGACCCGGATCGACCGCGTCGTCGGCGTCTCCAAGGCGTACGCGACGCGGGTCGGCGCCGGGCCGTTCCCCACCGAACTGTTCGACGAGAACGGCGAGCACCTGCGCAAGGTCGGCGGCGAGTACGGGGTGACCACCGGCCGGCCGCGCCGCACCGGCTGGTTCGACGCCGTCGTCGCCCGGTACGCGACCCGGGTCAACGGGCTGACCGACCTGGTGCTGACCAAGCTGGACATCCTGTCCGGGCTGCCGCGGGTGCCGCTGTGCGTGGCGTACGACGTGAACGGCACCCGGCACGACGAGATGCCGATGACGCAGACCGACTTCCACCACGCCAAGCCGATCTACGAGTACCTGGACGGTTGGTGGGAGGATCTCGCCGACATCCGGAAGTTCGAGGACCTGCCGGCGAACGCGCAGCGCTACGTCGAGCGAGTCGAGCAGCTCGCCGGGGCGCCCGTCTCGATCGTCGGGGTGGGCCCTCGGCGGGACCAGACCATCGTCCGCCACGACCTGCTGTAA
- a CDS encoding diacylglycerol kinase family protein has translation MGDQVVLLGLGQGDNAGGDCDSCGTGAASCDADRTGGDPGADGAGCGSGGCAGHGGAPTPRAAVLACRDALRAGGAEVRLVEANSDAEIDTVLTETVLADGKLVVVGNDDGEARAVVRRLVRRCAPRPSKRPADLPTDRTLPDLPPIGLLSLDRGGTDDLVARLGLPRDPAEVAAAVLAGRTARFDLLRTDAGSVTLHGALLGGADESGRPVSWRAVVNVDDAVLSDGTDPVLLCTVVNAPGSGYAEVDGLPLVTAADPADGSVDVAVAVLRYVGRRWLGNRRARVEVRRARGRAVAVTPTEDVPFVDDAVTGTLTRKRTWWMERGAWAVYR, from the coding sequence GTGGGCGACCAGGTGGTACTGCTCGGCCTCGGCCAGGGCGACAACGCCGGCGGTGACTGCGACAGCTGCGGTACCGGCGCGGCGAGCTGCGACGCCGACCGGACGGGCGGCGACCCGGGCGCCGACGGCGCGGGCTGCGGATCCGGCGGCTGCGCCGGCCACGGCGGCGCCCCCACGCCGCGCGCCGCGGTGCTCGCCTGCCGGGACGCGCTGCGGGCCGGGGGAGCCGAGGTCCGGCTGGTGGAGGCGAACTCGGATGCCGAGATCGACACCGTACTGACCGAGACGGTGCTGGCCGACGGCAAGCTCGTGGTGGTCGGCAACGACGACGGCGAGGCGCGGGCGGTGGTGCGCCGGCTGGTCCGCCGCTGCGCGCCGCGGCCCAGCAAGCGCCCCGCCGACCTGCCCACCGACCGCACCCTGCCGGACCTGCCGCCGATCGGGCTGCTGTCGCTCGACCGCGGCGGTACCGACGATCTGGTCGCCCGGCTCGGCCTGCCCCGCGACCCGGCCGAGGTGGCCGCGGCGGTGCTGGCCGGGCGTACCGCCCGGTTCGATCTGCTGCGTACCGATGCCGGGTCGGTGACGCTGCACGGCGCGCTGCTCGGCGGCGCCGACGAGAGCGGCCGGCCGGTGTCCTGGCGTGCCGTGGTCAACGTGGACGACGCGGTGCTGTCCGACGGCACCGACCCGGTGCTGCTGTGCACGGTGGTCAACGCGCCGGGCTCCGGCTACGCGGAGGTCGACGGGCTGCCGCTGGTCACCGCCGCGGACCCGGCCGACGGCTCGGTCGACGTCGCGGTGGCGGTCCTGCGCTACGTGGGCCGGCGCTGGCTGGGCAACCGGCGCGCCCGGGTCGAGGTGCGCCGGGCCCGCGGCCGGGCGGTCGCCGTGACCCCGACCGAGGACGTACCGTTCGTCGACGACGCGGTGACGGGCACGCTGACCCGTAAGCGCACCTGGTGGATGGAACGCGGTGCGTGGGCGGTGTACCGATAG